The following coding sequences lie in one Candidatus Nitrospira allomarina genomic window:
- a CDS encoding phosphate-starvation-inducible PsiE family protein: protein MLGWTPDSIKQWVRWMQFLDRWGYITACLSFLLVGMLVFGYSWVAYAQSIQTAFLPATITLLNDLLFVIILLELFRTVLGFLQNDRIRLEPFLHVGIIASVRRILTAGAEFSHQESVPEDMFRHYLMDMSLHVIVILVLMIALYLHRKSELPVEPLLNK, encoded by the coding sequence ATGTTAGGGTGGACACCAGATTCAATTAAGCAATGGGTCCGATGGATGCAGTTCCTCGACCGGTGGGGCTACATCACCGCCTGCTTGAGTTTTCTTCTCGTGGGTATGCTGGTCTTCGGTTATAGTTGGGTAGCCTATGCTCAATCGATACAGACCGCGTTTTTGCCAGCGACCATCACTTTATTGAATGACCTGTTGTTCGTCATTATTCTTTTGGAATTGTTTCGCACGGTATTAGGCTTTCTACAAAACGACCGCATTCGACTGGAACCCTTCCTGCATGTGGGGATCATCGCTTCTGTCCGAAGAATTCTTACCGCTGGTGCTGAATTCTCGCACCAGGAATCTGTCCCTGAAGATATGTTTCGTCATTACCTCATGGATATGTCCCTGCATGTCATCGTAATTTTGGTCCTCATGATCGCACTATATCTTCACCGAAAATCCGAACTTCCGGTAGAACCTCTTCTCAACAAATAG
- a CDS encoding response regulator — MKKVLLVDDDLNAREALRLVLESQKLECIEVGNGSEAIAWLSNNRADLIISDNQMPVLAGLDFIDQIKLQANDPIQIPVILLSGHLDDQDKQRARQAGVFAILDKPCNFSQFLSMVQLALDQ; from the coding sequence ATGAAAAAAGTTCTTTTAGTGGATGATGATCTCAATGCTCGTGAGGCTCTTCGCTTAGTCCTGGAATCTCAGAAATTGGAATGTATTGAGGTTGGTAATGGATCAGAAGCCATCGCTTGGCTATCCAACAACCGGGCGGACCTGATTATCTCCGACAATCAAATGCCGGTTCTGGCAGGCCTGGATTTTATTGATCAAATCAAATTGCAAGCAAACGATCCCATCCAAATCCCCGTCATCTTACTTAGTGGGCATCTCGACGACCAGGATAAACAGCGTGCGCGTCAGGCAGGAGTCTTTGCTATCCTGGATAAACCCTGCAACTTTAGCCAATTCCTGTCCATGGTTCAGCTTGCATTGGACCAATAA
- a CDS encoding gamma-glutamyl-gamma-aminobutyrate hydrolase family protein, translating into MLKPIIGITPDFNPGNRKDMGGKEPTYFLRARYLQAIQDVGGVPIVLPLVRGLAKQKYLMQRLDGLLVTGSGSDLAPELYGEKQRYPFQQMSEERAQLELGLSKLAFRQGVPTLGICGGMQSMNVALGGTLVQDISSQLATKIEHRPTKSATKTAHLVSIEPNSLLQRIAKRLSIAVNSSHHQSIKSVPSSFQVTGIAPDGVIEAIEASRHPFWLGVQWHPEFLYRKDAIQKRLFSALIQSARQFADSRT; encoded by the coding sequence ATGCTCAAACCTATCATTGGAATTACACCGGATTTTAACCCTGGAAATCGGAAGGATATGGGTGGGAAAGAGCCCACCTATTTTTTGAGGGCCAGGTACCTTCAGGCAATTCAGGACGTCGGGGGAGTGCCCATCGTGCTTCCCCTGGTCCGTGGTTTGGCAAAACAGAAATATCTCATGCAACGGCTGGACGGTCTTCTGGTGACCGGGAGCGGATCGGATTTAGCACCTGAGTTGTATGGGGAGAAGCAGCGGTATCCTTTTCAGCAAATGAGCGAAGAGCGCGCCCAACTAGAGCTTGGATTATCCAAGCTGGCCTTTCGTCAGGGTGTGCCGACCCTGGGGATTTGCGGAGGGATGCAATCCATGAACGTGGCCTTGGGAGGAACCCTGGTGCAGGACATTTCCTCTCAATTGGCGACGAAAATTGAACATCGACCCACCAAATCGGCAACGAAAACAGCCCATCTGGTTAGTATTGAACCAAACAGCCTACTGCAGCGCATCGCAAAGCGGTTAAGTATTGCGGTGAATAGCTCCCACCATCAATCTATCAAATCTGTTCCATCGTCCTTTCAGGTTACCGGGATTGCTCCAGATGGAGTCATTGAAGCGATTGAAGCCTCTCGTCATCCATTCTGGCTTGGGGTCCAATGGCATCCGGAGTTTTTATACCGGAAGGATGCGATTCAGAAACGTCTATTTTCGGCGTTGATTCAATCCGCCAGGCAGTTTGCCGACAGCCGAACATAG
- a CDS encoding DUF3015 domain-containing protein, protein MAEKPWVLVSTFFLVMGMSGVAFGNPPNNGPGCGLGKLAWEDSSQKESIGGQVLMATTNGTFGSQTFGISSGTSGCTNDGKIFASEKVNVFAAVNFDNLAQEMAQGEGEHLTSLATLMGIPVVQQPAFFAMTQEKYTTLVQEGETSPKAVVKAIHEAMVDHPVLAQVTTSK, encoded by the coding sequence ATGGCAGAAAAACCATGGGTATTGGTGTCAACATTTTTTCTGGTCATGGGAATGTCGGGCGTTGCATTTGGGAATCCGCCAAACAATGGCCCTGGGTGCGGGTTAGGGAAACTCGCGTGGGAAGATTCCAGCCAAAAGGAAAGCATTGGTGGCCAGGTCTTGATGGCCACAACCAACGGCACTTTTGGGTCTCAAACATTTGGAATCAGTTCGGGCACTTCCGGATGCACCAATGATGGGAAAATTTTTGCCTCAGAAAAAGTGAATGTCTTCGCGGCTGTTAATTTTGACAATTTGGCTCAAGAAATGGCTCAAGGAGAAGGCGAACATCTCACGTCATTGGCCACACTAATGGGTATTCCTGTCGTCCAACAACCTGCGTTCTTTGCCATGACCCAAGAGAAATACACCACTCTCGTGCAGGAGGGTGAAACCTCTCCAAAGGCGGTGGTAAAAGCCATTCACGAAGCCATGGTCGACCATCCCGTTTTAGCTCAAGTCACGACATCGAAGTAA
- a CDS encoding putative metalloprotease CJM1_0395 family protein has protein sequence MAPTSLVPGNPQGTLQKAQQIGAAALVPVGSSSQDRAVALSANAFEAAARQELQRKTKQCFSLSY, from the coding sequence TTGGCACCTACTTCTCTTGTCCCAGGTAATCCACAAGGCACATTACAAAAAGCTCAGCAAATCGGTGCGGCAGCCCTAGTACCAGTAGGTTCCTCATCCCAGGATCGGGCGGTGGCCTTGTCAGCCAATGCCTTTGAAGCAGCAGCCCGCCAGGAACTGCAACGAAAAACCAAACAATGTTTTTCCCTCTCATATTGA
- the tatA gene encoding twin-arginine translocase TatA/TatE family subunit, whose translation MFGTMGFSELMIILVIILIIFGAGRLPQIGEGVGKALKGFKKEVADIPSPVDPNEPLPNTLTEPGQAQSQSTTPVGTPTNQPFQPGPEQTPGTTAALLYKGAGPEVVQPSSQPVGASSPPQATTTPSPPPPMSMEDRQAQPAPMASRQYPALPAGAQAKPVLKRPAAVVNKQAVARVQAQQAAMKAQTSQQSGLAPRDMQSLGEGLGSAVRTFRDAAADIKNSIDPQMRTIQAELESAEKEMQDSIEVAKEPLTPKEPSGSA comes from the coding sequence ATGTTCGGAACCATGGGGTTCTCTGAACTCATGATCATTCTGGTGATCATCCTGATTATTTTCGGGGCAGGTCGGCTCCCGCAAATCGGAGAAGGTGTGGGGAAAGCCTTAAAAGGCTTTAAAAAAGAAGTCGCCGATATACCCTCACCAGTGGACCCAAATGAGCCACTACCCAACACACTGACAGAGCCAGGACAGGCGCAATCCCAGTCAACTACCCCTGTGGGCACTCCGACCAATCAGCCATTTCAGCCTGGTCCTGAACAAACCCCGGGAACCACTGCGGCATTACTTTATAAGGGGGCAGGGCCTGAGGTAGTCCAACCTTCATCTCAACCTGTCGGGGCTTCCAGTCCTCCTCAAGCCACGACGACTCCTTCTCCCCCCCCACCGATGTCGATGGAAGATAGACAAGCGCAACCAGCCCCCATGGCTTCCAGGCAATATCCCGCTCTCCCGGCTGGCGCACAAGCGAAGCCCGTGCTGAAGCGACCTGCAGCTGTTGTGAATAAACAAGCTGTGGCCCGTGTCCAAGCTCAACAAGCCGCAATGAAAGCCCAAACTTCCCAGCAATCCGGATTAGCTCCCCGAGATATGCAATCTCTGGGAGAAGGTCTTGGAAGTGCCGTACGTACCTTCCGGGATGCCGCGGCAGATATTAAAAATTCGATCGATCCTCAAATGCGCACCATTCAAGCGGAACTGGAGTCGGCCGAAAAAGAGATGCAAGACTCCATTGAAGTAGCCAAAGAGCCTCTAACTCCCAAAGAACCCTCTGGATCTGCATAA
- a CDS encoding methyltransferase domain-containing protein has translation MNIVEKMKHDWNERAQHHARFWIATEDYRTEEKFAQSGNDTAQALLATIPVPPLPSWKVLDIGCGIGRVLKALASHFDYLVGVDVSSAMIAQSKQWLADDPHVHTYETSGVDLQEFPHSSFDLVYSYVTFQHMPRPVFERYLGEIHRVLTLHGYLAFQLPIGHFHDVPFEDTIGIRSYSHQEIEESLRRNGLDFLKYPSSSSEFLEMSDPHSHRFRLAQKIGPIGPTVSMDWDELEQPHFVSELENHLYGIYAENCAYSGDYQEGIQTLQTMINKNPATLEGRLRLAALLIETGQLPQALVTIKEIITIHPGYKEGHRTLRQLLEKCPNLHPSKIPSLSTASKYSPAHTSRNTPALANREYSTT, from the coding sequence ATGAACATTGTGGAAAAAATGAAACATGACTGGAACGAACGGGCTCAACACCATGCCAGATTTTGGATTGCCACCGAGGATTACCGCACAGAAGAGAAATTCGCTCAATCGGGAAATGACACTGCCCAGGCTCTGTTGGCAACCATTCCTGTTCCTCCCTTACCGTCGTGGAAAGTCCTGGACATCGGATGCGGCATTGGCAGAGTCCTTAAAGCCCTCGCCTCCCATTTTGATTATTTAGTTGGAGTCGATGTCTCCTCCGCAATGATTGCCCAGAGTAAACAATGGTTAGCCGACGATCCTCATGTTCACACGTATGAAACCTCTGGAGTGGATCTTCAAGAATTTCCTCACTCCTCCTTTGATCTGGTCTATTCCTATGTCACATTTCAGCATATGCCCCGTCCTGTATTTGAACGTTATCTGGGAGAAATCCATCGCGTCCTGACTCTTCATGGCTATCTGGCCTTTCAACTGCCCATAGGCCATTTTCATGATGTTCCTTTCGAGGACACCATTGGAATCCGGTCGTATTCCCATCAGGAAATTGAAGAAAGCCTTCGGCGGAACGGCTTAGACTTCCTTAAGTACCCATCATCCAGTTCCGAATTCTTAGAAATGTCTGATCCGCATAGTCACCGTTTCCGGTTGGCACAAAAGATCGGTCCAATAGGCCCCACTGTCTCAATGGACTGGGACGAATTGGAACAACCGCACTTTGTCTCTGAATTGGAAAACCATCTTTATGGCATTTATGCCGAAAATTGCGCATACTCCGGCGACTATCAGGAAGGAATTCAGACGCTGCAAACTATGATCAATAAGAATCCCGCAACTCTGGAAGGAAGATTACGGTTGGCAGCATTATTGATCGAGACGGGACAACTCCCACAAGCTTTGGTTACCATAAAAGAAATCATCACCATCCATCCTGGATATAAAGAAGGCCATCGAACGCTCAGGCAACTTCTCGAGAAATGTCCGAATCTACATCCTTCTAAGATTCCTTCTCTCTCCACAGCCAGCAAATACTCTCCTGCCCACACATCACGAAATACTCCTGCGTTAGCAAACAGGGAATATTCGACCACCTAA
- a CDS encoding HEAT repeat domain-containing protein, protein MLTFSTNSATIIGAMCFFGLVGCVIESPPESAETVTARLIPLLTDTQTDTRRTAALSLGKIGDPQGIPALVLALSDPDDQVRQSSAWALGAMADSLSDQALVALVQHLTDPSDSVKQAVVLALGRTAVQKELIQVLTEAYAISTIETQRTIIQSLAHFDFPFSYSVYLQALESPDSLTRQSAIAGLGELGDPRGLPLLRTHLLQDPSVGVRSEAAYRLGKLGTSADVLALKQAMETDPTPNVHFWASWALNQIGQST, encoded by the coding sequence TTGCTCACGTTCTCTACCAATTCTGCTACCATTATTGGAGCAATGTGTTTCTTTGGACTCGTTGGTTGTGTCATTGAATCCCCACCTGAATCAGCTGAAACCGTCACCGCACGACTTATTCCACTTCTGACGGATACTCAGACTGATACTAGACGAACCGCAGCCTTATCACTTGGGAAAATTGGCGACCCTCAGGGCATTCCAGCCCTTGTTCTCGCCTTATCGGATCCAGATGATCAGGTTAGACAGTCAAGTGCTTGGGCCTTGGGAGCGATGGCCGATTCACTATCAGACCAAGCTTTAGTTGCATTAGTTCAGCACCTTACGGACCCTTCCGATTCAGTTAAACAGGCTGTGGTATTGGCCTTGGGTCGGACAGCCGTGCAGAAGGAATTAATACAAGTATTAACTGAAGCCTACGCTATTTCCACCATTGAAACTCAAAGAACCATAATCCAATCTCTTGCTCACTTTGATTTTCCATTTTCCTATTCCGTGTACCTTCAAGCTCTGGAAAGTCCGGATTCTCTCACTCGACAATCTGCAATTGCAGGGCTCGGTGAATTAGGCGACCCCCGGGGACTCCCGTTGTTACGCACCCATCTTCTCCAGGATCCAAGCGTGGGTGTCCGATCGGAAGCCGCATATCGTTTGGGCAAATTGGGAACCAGCGCGGATGTGCTGGCGCTGAAGCAAGCCATGGAAACAGACCCGACTCCCAATGTGCATTTTTGGGCCTCCTGGGCCCTTAACCAAATTGGTCAAAGTACTTAA